One segment of Coffea arabica cultivar ET-39 chromosome 7c, Coffea Arabica ET-39 HiFi, whole genome shotgun sequence DNA contains the following:
- the LOC113698575 gene encoding acyl-CoA--sterol O-acyltransferase 1-like: MGLEVTEVISGWMEGEIKSFIKVWLLVIASLSYCYSVSRNVPKGPSRLLTTLPVVFLNLLLPLNLHTLHLGVSSAFFLAWLCNFKLLMFAFGKGPLSDSSLSLPHFLALACLPIKARHQNNPSTKTTQKGLKSLWNYGIKLLLIPLFLKAYDYEDHIHPKLTLVVYAIHIYVGLETLLAIVGGLARASLGIELEPQFDEPYLSTSLQDFWGRRWNIMVTRALRPSVYLPALNLSQRLTGRKWAPLPAILATFIASAVMHELIFFYMGRRWPTWEISCFFLLHGVCLVVEVALKKYRGLSGERGLPRIIAAPLTVGFVMVTGFWLFFPEFLRSNAMVRASREYEAMGAFFRDFYRAL, translated from the coding sequence ATGGGATTGGAAGTTACGGAAGTAATCAGTGGATGGATGGAAGGAGAAATCAAGAGCTTCATCAAGGTATGGCTCCTAGTCATTGCATCACTAAGCTACTGTTACTCTGTCTCCAGAAATGTCCCAAAGGGACCATCCAGGCTCTTAACAACACTTCCTGTTGTATTTCTCAACCTTCTCCTCCCTCTCAACCTTCACACCTTGCATCTTGGAGTTTCAAGTGCTTTCTTCTTAGCTTGGCTTTGCAACTTCAAGCTCCTCATGTTTGCATTTGGCAAAGGCCCTTTATCAGATTCCTCCTTATCTCTTCCCCATTTTCTTGCCCTTGCTTGCCTCCCCATCAAAGCCCGTCATCAAAACAACCCTTCTACCAAAACCACCCAGAAAGGCCTGAAATCACTGTGGAATTATGGGATCAAACTTTTACTCATCCCTTTGTTCCTTAAAGCTTATGATTACGAGGACCATATCCACCCTAAGCTCACCTTGGTCGTATACGCTATCCACATCTACGTTGGTTTGGAAACTTTGCTCGCCATAGTTGGAGGTCTGGCTCGAGCCAGTCTGGGCATAGAACTTGAGCCACAATTCGACGAGCCATACCTGTCCACCTCGCTTCAAGACTTCTGGGGAAGGAGATGGAATATTATGGTGACACGTGCACTCCGTCCGTCAGTCTACCTGCCGGCACTTAATCTTTCTCAACGGCTCACGGGCCGAAAATGGGCCCCTCTACCAGCGATTTTGGCCACGTTTATTGCTTCTGCTGTGATGCACGAGTTGATTTTCTTTTACATGGGCCGAAGGTGGCCGACTTGGGAGATTTCCTGTTTTTTCCTGCTCCATGGGGTGTGCTTAGTGGTCGAGGTTGCACTGAAGAAGTACCGCGGCCTATCGGGCGAAAGAGGGTTGCCACGGATAATTGCGGCACCGTTGACCGTTGGATTCGTAATGGTTACAGGCTTTTGGCTATTTTTTCCGGAATTCTTACGGTCCAATGCGATGGTTAGAGCAAGTAGAGAGTACGAAGCGATGGGTGCCTTCTTTAGGGATTTTTATAGAGCTTTGTAG
- the LOC113700196 gene encoding U-box domain-containing protein 45 produces the protein MDLPNHHVVAATPPTEAAVATTTAGASPDTDVPLRSPSPSKVSEILHLIQSDDLQQKVEAAREIRRLAKTSQRYRRHFSDAVKPLVQMLLYANSVEANEAALLALLNLAVKDETNKISIIDAGALGPIVGFLQSDHPLQEHATAALLTLSASSVNKPIISAAGTIPLLVEILRDGCMQMKVDAVMALYNLSTHPGNLNLILQAEPVPCIVDLIKSSKKSSKTAEKCTALVESFVGFEEGRIALTSEEGGVLAVVEVLESGSLQSREHAVGTLLTMCQSDRSKYREPILREGVIPGLLELTIQGSPKSQSKAQMLLRLLRDSPYPRSELQPDTLENIVSSLISQIDGEDQAGKAKQMLAEMVQVSMEQSLRHLQQRALVYTPADLPVASCASEVSSK, from the exons ATGGACTTGCCGAACCACCACGTTGTCGCTGCTACACCTCCTACCGAAGCAGCAGTAGCAACGACAACCGCCGGCGCAAGTCCCGATACAGATGTGCCTCTTCGCAGTCCGAGTCCATCTAAAGTCAGTGAAATACTCCATCTCATTCAATCCGACGACCTACAACAAAAAGTTGAAGCCGCCAGGGAGATCCGCCGGCTCGCCAAGACTTCCCAGAGGTACCGTCGTCATTTCTCTGACGCCGTTAAGCCCCTCGTGCAGATGCTCCTTTATGCTAACTCCGTTGAGGCCAACGAAGCCGCCCTTCTCGCCCTCCTCAACCTCGCCGTCAAAGACGAAAC GAATAAGATAAGTATAATTGATGCTGGTGCTCTTGGGCCCATCGTCGGTTTTCTCCAGTCGGACCATCCATTGCAGGAGCATGCAACTGCAGCCTTGCTAACATTATCTGCTTCATCCGTAAATAAGCCAATTATTAGTGCTGCTGGGACCATCCCTCTCCTCGTGGAAATCCTAAGAGATGGATGCATGCAAATGAAGGTTGATGCTGTTATGGCTCTTTATAATCTCTCGACTCATCCGGGCAATTTAAACCTAATTCTTCAAGCAGAACCAGTTCCTTGTATAGTTGATTTGATAAAATCTTCTAAGAAGTCTTCAAAAACAGCTGAAAAATGTACAGCTCTCGTGGAATCTTTTGTAGGCTTTGAAGAGGGCAGAATTGCATTGACATCTGAAGAAGGCGGAGTACTTGCAGTTGTAGAAGTGCTTGAAAGTGGTTCTCTTCAAAGCCGGGAACATGCTGTAGGAACACTTTTGACAATGTGTCAGAGTGATCGGAGCAAGTATAGGGAACCAATTCTACGGGAAGGCGTAATACCTGGTCTTCTTGAGCTTACCATTCAAGGATCACCGAAGTCCCAGTCAAAAGCGCAAATGCTTCTGCGGTTGCTAAGAGACTCTCCTTATCCAAGGTCCGAGCTTCAACCAGACACCCTAGAGAACATAGTTTCCAGCCTAATATCTCAGATAGACGGCGAGGATCAAGCAGGGAAGGCCAAGCAGATGCTAGCCGAGATGGTACAAGTTAGTATGGAGCAGAGTTTAAGACATTTACAGCAGAGGGCCCTGGTATACACTCCAGCTGATTTGCCAGTGGCTAGTTGTGCATCTGAGGTTTCATCTAAGTGA
- the LOC113698354 gene encoding probable aquaporin NIP-type: protein MPAGIDRVEEEEISRMEEGVESNKRECDYHKGFFSSKDVIIILQKIVAEVVGTYFVIFAGCGSVVVNKIYGNVTFPGVCVTWGLIVMVMVYTVGHVSGAHFNPAVTVAFAIFRGFPWREVPLYILAQFMGSTLASCTLALMFDVASDDYFGTVPAGSDGQSLAIEIIISFLLMFVISGVATDSRAIGNLAGITVGMTIMLNVFVAGPVSGASMNPARSFGPAIVKHVYKGLWVYIVGPIIGTILGAFVYNLIRYTDKPLEEHLKGGSFRNSLSRRYFDNSS, encoded by the exons ATGCCTGCCGGTATTGATAGGGTTGAAGAGGAGGAAATCTCAAGAATGGAAGAAGGCGTTGAAAGCAACAAGCGGGAATGTGATTATCACAAGGGCTTTTTCTCATCAAAAGATGTCATTATCATCCTGCAAAAG ATTGTAGCAGAGGTGGTTGGGACCTACTTTGTAATATTTGCCGGGTGTGGCTCAGTTGTTGTGAATAAAATCTATGGCAATGTCACATTTCCAGGCGTTTGCGTGACATGGGGACTGATAGTGATGGTCATGGTTTACACCGTGGGTCATGTTTCTGGGGCTCATTTTAATCCTGCTGTCACGGTTGCATTTGCCATCTTTCGTGGGTTTCCCTggagagag GTGCCTCTGTACATTCTGGCTCAATTCATGGGCTCGACTCTGGCCAGTTGCACATTGGCTTTGATGTTTGATGTGGCTTCCGACGATTATTTTGGTACCGTACCAGCTGGGTCCGATGGACAGTCTCTTGCCATAGAAATTATCATCTCCTTCCTATTGATGTTCGTCATCTCCGGCGTCGCCACGGACAGTAGAGCG ATAGGAAACCTGGCAGGAATCACAGTGGGAATGACCATCATGCTAAACGTGTTCGTGGCAGG GCCAGTTTCGGGTGCATCGATGAATCCAGCAAGGAGCTTTGGTCCAGCCATAGTTAAGCATGTTTATAAAGGCTTATGGGTTTATATAGTTGGACCAATTATCGGAACCATACTCGGAGCATTTGTCTATAACTTGATCAGGTACACTGATAAGCCGCTCGAAGAGCATTTGAAAGGCGGATCATTTCGCAACAGTCTTTCCAGAAGATATTTTGATAATTCTAGCTAG